TCCGAGATCTTCGACGTCGCGGTCTGCTGGTCGGGATAGGAGGCGCGCAGGAGCGCGACCGTTTCCTTCTTGACGAAAGGGAGCGTCGCGCTGATGGTCCCCGCCGCCATCGCCTCGTCGACCGCGCGCTCGGGGAGCTCGAACGTGTGGGACGGACGGTTGTGGCAGTCCATGCAGTCCATCGTGCGGTGCTCACCGCGGGCGAGCTGCTCCGGAGTCGTCTTGACGTCCGTCGAGACGTATTCGACCGTCTTGCCCGAATCGTCCACGTACCAGACGACGGGGATCACCTGCCGGTGCGTATCGGTCGCGACGTAGCTCACCCGTGAGCCGTGGTCGAGATGGCGGCCGTGGATTCCCGTTCCTTCGACGCCGGTGCGGCCCCCTCCCACCTTGACCAGCAGGACGGTCTGCTGTTTCGTGTTGTTCTCGTCGTCCGTGAACTTCGTGCGGACGACGAGGCGGTCTCCGACGAACCTCTGGGGCCAGTGGCACCGCTCGCAGGTCTCGCGCGCGGGACGCAGGTGCTCGACCGGCGAGGGAATGGGGGTCGAATACGTGTGCAGCGCCACGGCGAAAACCTGCCGCACCCCCGAGATCTTCGCGCGCACGAACCACGGCGCACCGGCGCCGATGTGGCACTCGACGCACTCGACGCGGGAATGGGGCGAGTCCCGGTACGCCGCGTACTCGGGCTGCATGACCGTGTGGCAGGTCTGCCCGCAGAATTGCGTCGAGTCCATGTACTCGACGCCGAGATAGGAGGCGGTCCCGAGAATGAGGAAGTTGAGGAAGGTCGCCACGCCGACGAGGACGAACGCCCGCCGGAGGATCGGCTGGTGGAAGTCGATCCGCGGGTACTCACGGGGGAGCAGCCCCGCACGGACGAGCGCGCGCCGGCGGACGATCAGCCCGATCGGGATCAGGACGAGGCCGGCGAGGAAGATGCCGGGAAGGATGAGGAAGAAGACGATTCCCGCATAAGGATGGATCGGCTTGGCCTGCAGGAGCTCGAATATCCAGAAGGCGATGAGCGTGAACGCCGAGCTCGTCGTCAGGACGGCCCCGAGAATGCTCAGCGGGTTCTGCCCGAGGTAAACGAGCGGGCGCAGCCAGGTCTTCACGAAATCCTTCATGCTCTCCGTTCCCCTTTCCTGGCCGCGTCTTTCGCGGCCCCCCCCCGGGCCATTCTAGTGCCCGGAAACGTCACTCCGGCGCCGCGGCGAACCGATTACCGGTATACGAACAGCATCGCGTACAGGATCAGACCGATCAGGAAGAGCCCGATCGCGAGCGCGGTGAAGCCGAACCGGCGCCACATCCGGCTGGCGAGAGGA
This DNA window, taken from Thermoanaerobaculia bacterium, encodes the following:
- a CDS encoding NapC/NirT family cytochrome c, with amino-acid sequence MKTWLRPLVYLGQNPLSILGAVLTTSSAFTLIAFWIFELLQAKPIHPYAGIVFFLILPGIFLAGLVLIPIGLIVRRRALVRAGLLPREYPRIDFHQPILRRAFVLVGVATFLNFLILGTASYLGVEYMDSTQFCGQTCHTVMQPEYAAYRDSPHSRVECVECHIGAGAPWFVRAKISGVRQVFAVALHTYSTPIPSPVEHLRPARETCERCHWPQRFVGDRLVVRTKFTDDENNTKQQTVLLVKVGGGRTGVEGTGIHGRHLDHGSRVSYVATDTHRQVIPVVWYVDDSGKTVEYVSTDVKTTPEQLARGEHRTMDCMDCHNRPSHTFELPERAVDEAMAAGTISATLPFVKKETVALLRASYPDQQTATSKISEGLVDFYRTKYPPVYAAHRAQIEAAADRAGAIYRRNVFPAMKVGWGTYPNNLGHEDFLGCFRCHDGSHASKDGKVITQDCDACHAVLAQEETNPKILTDLGLK